In a single window of the Acyrthosiphon pisum isolate AL4f chromosome X, pea_aphid_22Mar2018_4r6ur, whole genome shotgun sequence genome:
- the LOC103310177 gene encoding uncharacterized protein LOC103310177, whose translation MIEPSITVAVTGGNPPITTTTMATTTTPSAYVETASFTHVRLPGFWHNSPTQWFTHADAMFANKRIRSGLPRVNHVLEALDEDGVRTIADLLGSDATYESIRQRLIAAYSIPQATCFQRMIQPGGMGDRAPSRLLRDMREIYPDGMTESSLLAFWLSKLPPPVRTVIAGLTGSVDFLAERADRVWEASQSSEISAVTRDHDLRESQHITRPIPPAGPPDQDARFLALENAIHALTAQVASLATSQAAALTRTTNDRSTRQQRDRSRSQSQPRPIITAGWCYYHDQYGADARKCRDPCTYVSATQKNP comes from the coding sequence ATGATCGAGCCCAGCATCACTGTCGCCGTGACAGGTGGCAATCCACCAATCACCACCACGACGATGGCGACCACGACCACACCGAGTGCTTACGTGGAAACCGCATCTTTCACTCACGTCAGGCTTCCGGGGTTCTGGCATAACTCCCCTACGCAGTGGTTCACGCACGCGGACGCCATGTTCGCGAACAAGCGAATCCGCTCGGGTCTGCCGCGCGTGAACCACGTGCTTGAAGCTCTGGACGAAGACGGTGTCCGCACGATCGCGGATCTGCTCGGATCGGACGCGACGTACGAGTCCATCCGACAACGACTCATCGCCGCATACAGCATTCCGCAAGCAACGTGCTTCCAGCGCATGATCCAGCCCGGCGGCATGGGCGATCGCGCCCCATCACGCCTGCTCCGGGACATGCGGGAAATCTACCCCGACGGCATGACGGAGTCCTCTCTGCTCGCGTTTTGGCTGAGCAAGCTGCCGCCACCTGTCCGCACCGTCATCGCCGGTCTTACCGGTTCCGTCGACTTCCTCGCCGAACGCGCCGACCGAGTTTGGGAGGCGTCTCAGAGCAGTGAAATTTCGGCTGTCACGAGGGACCACGACTTACGCGAGTCGCAACACATCACTCGCCCGATCCCGCCGGCAGGTCCACCCGACCAAGACGCGCGTTTTCTCGCGCTTGAAAACGCGATACACGCGCTTACAGCTCAAGTCGCGTCCCTGGCCACATCACAAGCAGCCGCGTTGACTCGCACGACCAACGATCGTTCCACGCGCCAACAGCGTGATCGCTCCCGCTCGCAGTCGCAGCCGCGGCCCATCATAACGGCTGGTTGGTGCTACTACCACGACCAGTACGGCGCGGATGCGCGCAAGTGCCGCGACCCGTGCACTTACGTGTCGGCGACACAGAAAAATCCATGA